DNA from Onychomys torridus chromosome 1, mOncTor1.1, whole genome shotgun sequence:
actctgtaaatatttccttctcgggtctctgagggagttgaaggctagatagttttagttttccttgttaacaaattcagaaaagaaactcaagaggtgtaaagtgtataagtttgaaagacatcaaaagataattttggattggtaatacaaattaggatagaaagtgaattaggtacaacattttggactcaccaaaataggataatggagtattttctcagaatctgtcaaatgttcatggactggacattgttaatgtaattcttgactgtatatattgtattacttattgtacttattgtatatagtttttctaatattagttataaccttttattattttagacaaaaaaggggaaatgtggtgatatattgtgtaccctaatacaatttgcctgaagatcagaggtcagaacaagccactagattaaacatagaagccagacagtggtggcacacacctttaatcctagcactggggaggcagagatccgtctggatctctgagttcaaagccaccctgatcTACATGAGATTGAGTCAGTCTaagagagaagcagagccaggccgtggtggcgcacacctttaatcccagcactcgggagtcacacacctttaatcccagcaccaggatgGAAGTGATGGCtgcagagaaaaatataaaaggtgtgaggagacaggaagtgaagctGAGGAGTCCCAGAGGTGAgacgtggctgtggcttgttcctttgtctttctgaactttcagcatttaccccaatatctggcaactgttgtttttattttgttttgttttaattaaaagaccattttaaaatttgtgttacaagtgtcaggtcccctggaactggaattatagacagttgtgcgctgccatgggggaggggagggctgggaattgaacccagtgctcttaaccactgagccatctctgcagccctgatacttccttttctaaagggaaagaACTCcaacttcttcttcctctcttctctgtttctttccccctttctctgtaaactcacagagtttgaggctcctccctccctcctctcccagcttcctctcctggcctctgcttcttctcctctcttcccctcccccttgccTGCCCGCCCTCCTCCATCCcattcttcctctttccattACTTTATCTAAGGGGGAAAACCCTTGAGCAGATTGATGTGTAACATTTCCCAGCCATTCATCTGGTGCCATTCgattttaatgttcttttcaGTGACACCAGGCTCCTTGGGTTTCCAGAGCCTCTCTGAAGTGGCTGGAGTGAATGTCTTCCTCACCAAGGGGTGTCCCTTCAGTGGCCTCTGGCTCTGTCCAGATGGTCTCTGCCCATTGGGAGCCTGGGATGAATTCTCATTGTTAGCACTCAGtcactccccacctcctccccacatTCAGCTGTCAACCCTACTGGCCACAGTGGAAAGAAAGCCTGTTCCATTCCCTGGTGACACCCCGTGAGCCCTGGTGACAGAACAGACCTGGCCATCATTCTCATTCACGGCTTCCTTGAAGGCAGTGTGGCTGCGGGCTGCAGCAGGGCATGTGAAAGGTTCCGTAGTGAGCTGGGGTGATGTCCTGGTCTCTCTGTAGTAAGCTAGGGTGATGTCCTGGTCTCTCTGTAGTAAGCTGGGATGCTGTCCTGGTCTCTCCATAGTAAGCTGGGATGCTGTCCTGGTCTCTCCATAGTGAGCTGGGATGCTGTCCTGGTCTCTCCATAGTGAGCTGGGATGCTGTCCTGGTCTCTCCGTAGTAAGCTGGGATGATGTCCTGGTCTCTCCGTAGTGAGCTGGGATGCTGTCCTGGTCTCTCCATAGTGAGCTGGGATGATGTCCTGGTCTCTCCATAGTAAGCTGGGATGATGTCCTGGTCTCTCCATAGTAAGCTGGGATGATGTCCTGGTCTCTCCATAGTGAGCTGGGATGCTGTCCTGGTCTCTCCATAGTGAGCTGGGATGCTGTCCTGGTCTCTCCATAGTGAGCTGGGATGCTGTCCTGGTCTCTCCATAGTGAGCTGGGGTGATGTCCTGGTCTCTCCGTAGTAAGCTGGGGTGATGTCCTGGTCTCTCCATAGTGAGCTGGGATGCTGTCCTGGTCTCTCCGTAGTAAGCTGGGATGCTGTCCTGGTCTCTCCGTAGTAAGCTGGGGTGATGTCCTGGTCTCTCCGTAGTAAGCTGGGGTGATGTCCTGGTCTCTCCGTAGTAAGCTGGGGTGATGTCCTGGTCTCTCCGTAGTAAGCTGGGGTGATGTCCTGGTCTCTCCATAGTGAGCTGGGATGCTGTCCTGGTCTCTCCGTAGTAAGCTGGGGTGATGTCCTGGTCTCTCCATAGTGAGCTGGGATGCTGTCCTGGTCTCTCCGTAGTAAGCTGGGGTGATGTCCTGGTCTCTCCATAGTAAGCTGGGATGATGTCCTGGTCTCTCTGTAGTAAGCTGGGATGCTGTCCTGGTCTCTCCGTAGTAAGCTGGGATGCTGTCCTGGTCTCTCCGTAGTAAGCTGGGATGATGTCCTGGTCTCTCCGTAGTAAGCTGGGATGCTGTCCTGGTCTCTCCGTAGTAAGCTGGGGTGATGTCCTGGTCTCTCCGTAGTAAGCTGGGGTGATGTCCTGGTCTCTCCGTAGTGAGCTGGGATGCTGTCCTGGTCTCTCTGTAGTAAGCTGGGATGATGTCCTGGTCTCTCTGTAGTAAGCTGGGATACTGTCCCGGGTTCCTTGCATTTTCACTCAGCAACCAGAGAAATCTTCAGAACATGCATGgcgttgggcatggtggtgcagacctAGAATaccggcacttgggaggtgaacacaggaggattgccacaagttggAAGTGAGTCGGGGTTTACAGGAGACTCTgagaaacaaaactcaaaaacagCAAACGTTCATGGCGAGGCtgttgtgtagctcagtggtaggacatttgcctagcatatacaaggcCTCAGGTTTTATCCCTAGCACCTCAAGgttgtttaaatgtgtgtgtattacaGTGTTAGGTGACTTTTGCCTAAAACTCTCCTCTGAGGATGCTGTCCAGCCTCTTAGCATGACCTCACAGGTGCTGGCTTCTTAGTGTCCCCAACTCCAGCTCTGCCCCCAGTTCCACACAACAGGGAACTCTCTGTCTTCCCCCTTGGACAGGTGGCTTGTGTTCCTGAAAAGACACTTGAACCATGTGTGCCTTGAAGAATGCTGGCATCTGgggcagtgtgtgtgttggggagggggggttggCAGGGAGGTCTCAGCATAAGGAAAGTGAGGTTATGGGACAGGCTGAAGGGGTAGGAGGCTCTTGAGTGGCGGTGGCGGCAGGGGCAGGGTACTGAGTGAGTCAGAAGCCTGGCTCAGACTGGCAGGCCTAGACCCTTGGGACAGGTGGCAGGGCTCTCAACTTttcgggttttttttgtttgtttgtttttgttttttgagacagggtttctctgtgtagctttggagcctttcctggaactcgctttgtagaccaggctggcctagaactctcagggatctgcctgcctctgcctcccaagcacccGGCAACTTTTCGTTATTTTAAGGGCATTTCAAACTTCCTGGGGTCTGGGTAGTCCCAGCCTAGGCGTTTGCATTTACTCTCTTGTTCACTGGAAAtgtcccccactcctccctcccacccccctctgAGGCTTGGGGAAGGTGGCCCAGCTGCCCCAGAACTTACCCATGGCCCAGTGCATTGGGATGGTGAAGACTGCTTTGTCAGGGAGAGAGAGTCAGTGGGAAGGACTCCTGTTCTGAAGGGGAAGGCTGAGGCCTGATCACCAGGAAGAACTGAGTTTTCAGTCTTGCCGTCCCCTGACTAGGGTGAGATGAGCGCCGGGCTGCACTGTTATGGTGGGGATAAATTCTGACCAGAGGCACCACCCTTAAAGTGCCAGGACCCCACAGAACAACGAACAGTATGGAGATAGGTACACTGTGTCCATGCCGTGAGAGATGGGCCGTGCAAGACCAGGTGGTACCCCCAGGGAGGAAGCACTAAGGACTTGGGATCACCCCCACCAAGCCTAGCTGGCCAGTGCACACGCTGAGCGGAGCACCAGAGCTCCCAAGCTGTGCCCACGTGTGACTTCCCCTCTGCATGCCGCAGCTGGGCTGGGAGGGAGGGCCCGGGACAGCTGGTGCCCTGGCAAGTCTGAGTTACCCTGCCTAGTCACCCCACTGTTTAGTCcatgtagcatttttttttttttttactgccgTGCAGATTGGGAACTCTGGTCTGCCTGTAACACAACATTGCTCCCCACAATGGGCAGACGGGAAAAGAAACTGAAGTCTGGCCCTGCAGACCCGAGGAAGGTCGAGTTGCAGCTTGCCCACGAGGTCTGATTAttcagaaagttttattttgaaattgccAAACTTGACTGACTAATGAAGCAGCCTCGTGGATCCCTGTCTACATTGGCTGTCCCTTGCTCCCTGTCCTGTGGTTCTGAGTCATTTGAAAGTGAGTTGTGGGAGGCTTCACCCACAAGTAAGGTATCTCTCTTAAGAGCCAGGGTTTCCCACTCGGTATCATGAGTGCAACTGGAAATCACGGTACTGGGTGATGCCGTCCATTAGATCATCCTGTTTGAATTTTCCCAGTTGCCATCCAAAAACGTCTTCTGTGCCTCTCTCCGGTCTGCGCCttacatttggttttgtttctttagctcctcctgctctgtgtgtggggtgtgtatgtgtgactttGGAGAGTCTGTGCAAACCAGCTGTGTTAGAGGACGCCTTCTGGATCTGTCAGATTGAATACCTTTAAGTTGTTGGCCATTGTTGGCCTCTCAAGACCCTGCTGAGCATCACTGTAGCCAGGAAAATCGTTAGGGGAGGGGCATCTACGGTTGGAGGCGTGGCCTTTGTTCTTCCCTCCCGAGAGTCATGGGATCTTCCCTCCTGCTTTAGTAACTTATTTATAACTGGCCCCAGCTGGCCATAAAGGTTACCTTGCTGGATCCACGGCAAACCTGGGTGGCTGGGCATGTGCTGCCTTCATTTCCTGGATAGGATCCTGAGAGGTTGAAGCTGGACCCACATCTGTGCCCCAGCCCTGGGACACAAGGTGGAGCTCCCTGCAGGAGCAGCTGGGGGCTGGATAGAGTCACCCCAGTATAGTGCTGAGCCTAAGAATACTGAGTGTAATCGAATGCATTCTAGCCAAGCTTTTGAGCTGGAGTGACTGAAGTGACTGAACCCACTGTACCTACCCTGGATGGCCTTGTCAGGCCCTTTTGTCGTTTTAAACTCTGCCCTCCCCATGTCCGTCAGCTGCCACACCCCTTCCATGCCTTGCTGCACCTTCTGACCTGCACCTTGCACAAGCTGAGACCCAGGAAGTCAGATAGCCACACCTGTTAGGGCAGGATCCAAAGGTTCCTGGTCAGGGCTGTGTCCTGTGAAGGACACACAGGTGCCGCCTGCCATTTCCTCTCCCATGGGCTTAAGAAGAACCAAGTTGTGTCAGATACAAAGGTACCAAGGTACCAGCCTGCCTGCAGCTCCCCCTGACCTCAGCACTGCAGCTCCCCTTGACCCCAGCACTGCAGCTCCCCCTGACCTCAGCACTGCAGCTCCCCCTGACCTCAGCACTGCAGCTCCCCCTGACTCTATATCTCTTACTGTTTGTTCACCAACTTTGGACATTCTCTGGACTTCCTGCCCCATATTCCTATAGATGAGGAATCGCCATAGCAATCCCATCATGTTTTCCCTTTTCTAAAGTCACACTTTTGGGGTAATACTGCTCAGTGCTGAACTGAGAAACAAGCTATGATTACTTCATCACTTCTTTCAAAAAGAGatcaggggctgcagagatgctcaggggttaaaagtgctggctgcccttccagaggaccctgatttggttcccagcacccacatggcagctcacacctttctgtagctccagttccaggggatctgatgcctacTCTGTTCTCTGAGGGCACCaagtacacatgtggtacacagatacacacttaGGCAAATTGCCCATAcatgagaaataataaaataatttctttttaaaaaaaatatatttatttattacatatacagcatgtatttctgcaggccagaagagggcaccagatcacattacagatggttgtgagccaccatgtggttgctgggaattgaactcaggacctctggaagagcagtcagtgctctcaacctctgagccatctctccagccccatacaaTAATTTCTTAAAGTGTTAATTATGGTCTCTGCAGGTCTCACCATTTTCTGTCCCTGTCTCAAATTATACCAGAAGGCCAAGAATCTATGGGGTGTTTTCTCTGTGACCTCGGAAGTAGTTGTATTTTAATTTCCAGACACTGGTGCCGGTGTACCAGCAAGATTCCTTAAAACCTTTTCAAAACAAAGGGGaactttgttgttgctttttaattattattttgtgtgtgtgtgtgtgtgtgtgtgtgtgtgtgtgtgtgtgtgtattatacttGTATGCACACCTAGGTGTATAGATGTCCTGCTTTGTCACTGTCCAACTTATTTccttgacagggtctctcacgaGCCCAAATCAAGCCTGTCCCTCTCAACCCAGCACTGGGCTACAGGCAAGGTGACCACCCCCAGCTTCTTATGTGGGTCTAGGTTTTTAGTTCGGGTCCTGCTGCTGGCACAGCTtagtactcttacccactgagccacctccccagccctgttctgttttgttgggttttgagacagggtctcacttgtaACCTAGGCTAGCCTGAACTCACGACGTAGCCAAGGAATGACCTTGACAcctcagtcttcctgtctcttcttcccaaatgctgggattacaggcaccacATTTAtcctacaaataaaaatttagcttGCTTCACTGTTTAACAGAtgctgttttatttaataaaatgattcctcTGTGCACCTCCTGAAAAGGCAGCCCTGATGCCTTGCCTGGGGGCCCGCCGCCCCTCCATCTCATGCTCACCCAACCTCAAAACAGTATACCTGGCAGTTTTCTCATttgctgcttcctctgtggcGTAAGGCCTTGTCTTGCTCGCTATCACCCTAGGAGTGTATCGGCGCTggctagcacacagtaggtgctcatcAAACATAGGCCAGCATTTGCATGTCATATCAGAGTGCAAGACTGAGTGCAGGCTGTGGTTCCTTCAAGTTTCCGCCCCCGAGCCTGGATTTGCCTCATGTCCCTGTTCTCTAGTTTCCTTGTTGGGTTTGGGGTTTGGAGCCCTTCTGGGGCCTATTCCAACTGAGTCTTTCCTGGTGGAGATGGTAAGGAAAGGCTTTCTTTCCCTGGTCTATttccatcccacccccacaccatCGGCCTCTCTGCACCAACCGAGAGCTCAatagagagggaggcagagcctgctcaatcaatcaatccatcaGTCAGTAAgccagtcagttctctcctgccgcCTCTCCACTGGCAGCATCAGGATGAGCAGAAGAGAAAACAGCCATTGTGTAAAGGTGACCCTGGTGCAGGTTTCATGAGTCACTGGGTCCTGGAAgataggaggagggagagacaaagaAGGGGAGCCAGGGACGTTCCCCTGCCATCTCTGAGGAAGTTGGGGAGCCATTTGATCACCAGTGTGTGAGCATTGTCTCTCCCTGGGGCTGGACACGGGCCAGCCACTGCCCAGTGCATGACAGTGGTCACATGCAGGAAAGAGGGAGGGTCCGATCCAAGCCCGGGGCAGCCAtgcttcctccctcctgccaAGAATGGGTTCTGGCtgtgttgcccagactggcctgtagtTCCTGTGCTAAAGCAaaacttctgcctcagcctttcaagtagCTGGGACTTAGACACCTCACACTCGGCCTGGTGTCCTCTATTCTTTCCAAGGGTCTTTGGGTGACTCAGCACAGTGTAGCTCTCTAATGGTGCGTGAAGAGCAAGCCTCTGCCCACAGGGCCTCCTCTATCCTGAGACGCTGTTCCAACAGTTGGTATTCAGTGTAAAGAACCACCCCACCTTTGTTGTTgctgattttcgagacagggtttctctgtgtagttttgtgcctttcctggatctcactctgtagaccaggctggcctcgaactcacagagatccgcctggctctgcctcccgagtgctgggattaaaagcaccaccgcccagcctggtCAGCTGGGGCCCCAGGGCTGTTTCTCAGCCATTGCACACTGTTACCCTGGACAGAGCACCTCTCTGTGTGCTACCCTACAGCTGGAGCAGGTAGACAGGACCCCGATGAAGCAGTTGCCCCTCAGGCCCTCCTCCTGTATCCTGGGGCAGTGGACAGTGCTCGCAGATACTCAGCCACTCATCGGCAGGGCTGCCCAGGAGGCACATGTTACCCTCGGTCCCACTTGCCCGGGATGCCATAAGGGGTGACCGCAGCCTGGGCCCAGGCTGAGGACAGGGCCAGCCAACCCCGCGCTAGAACTGGTGGCTGCTGGGCCTAAGGGAGCACTTGGGGGTGCTGTGAGTTCCTCGGAGGAATGGAATGTGTTCTCACACTTTCAGAAATTAGCTTGCAGCTCTCAGTCCTTCCAGCCccgggaaggagggagaaaagaaggagaaaagaggaaagggttGGCATTGTTCCTGTGATTGGCACCTCGTGTGAATGAGGGGGTCACCGCTTTGGGCTGCTCTTTTTCAAGTGCTCCTCTCTCCCCTGCACGCTGCATTCACGCTggaacattttctctttaaagcttgtctctctctctcccgcaCGCTTTgtctctgccctccttcccttGGCTCTGGCCTTTCATTCCgggccctcccctcctccctggggATCGCTCTCTTCTCTTCTCgccctttcttcccccttttcttctcttcggtccctcctttcttttcctttgcctctctctccttcttttaagTCTTCTTTTCCCTTTGGAATAGTGCTTGTGTTTTCAGGCGGCAGGAGAAGGTAGAGAAGTGAGTTTGTGAGGGTCTTCTTGTGCACTGTGCACACAGGCCTCCCTCTGCAGACGCTGGTGTATGCCAGTCCCCTTGGACAAGCCGCCCCTGTTCTCACAGAAAAGGAACCCCAAGTCCTTCAGCCGGGGAAGTCCAGCATGGCCCTGAcacagagggcagaggtcaaTACAGATTCCCTAAACCTCTCTCCTTTGTGGGAGCCTTACTTTCAGTCTTGCTGGCCCAGAAGGGCTTCGGGGGAGCCATGAGACCCTCATTTGGACCGAACTCAAGAAGGCCAAGTCACATGTGCAAGACAATTGTCTAGCCATGAGTCCCCTACCGCACTGGCACATCTCTGGCTGCAAAAGCAGTAGGCCCCATATTGGGGCCATATTGGGGAGAGGGTCTGCCCTCCGGGTGGGTGGCTCTGCCtgatgcccctccccccaaataaaacactGTTCCAGGAGCGAGCGAGCATTCCGTTTTGGTTCCCCCTGGGTTTCCTCTCTGTAGGCCTCTGTTTCCCTAAGATGAAGGTTCCCTCTACATGCTTGTTAATCCACCAGCGGACTCCTATAGAACCCACAAAACCCTGCTTAGGCACCACCTCCCTGTTTGATTCCCCAGGTAGCGTTAATCACATCTCCCTTTCTGTAGTCTCTTATAGGTACTAGCTAGCTGTGGTAGTCACCCTTTTACCATGGCACCTTGTGGGAGGGTGGGACTGCCATCTTTGTCTTTCctgaattcaaaagaaaaagaatgttgtgccatcctttttttttttttttttttttttcctttccaagacagggtttctctgtgtagctttgtgcctttcctggaactcactctgtagcccaggctggcctcgaactcacagagatccacctgcctctgcctcctgagtgctgggattacaggcgtgcaccaccaactcCCGGCTcaaaagtgactttttaaaagttttgtgtcTGGAAAGCTGAAAGTGGTGTATGGCTTCAAGGACAGGGgcaagatgggggtgggggtgagagaaaTGTCCACCTAGAGCGGTGGCAGGCTCTGTGACCTTAGCAGAGAGGCAGGTGTAGAAGCTGCTGATGCCCTCCAGGAGGGCGCCCAGCAGGACAGAGGCAAAGGCCTGAGCCAGGGGGCCTTGGATGTGGGGGGCAGAgggcggtgggggggggcagcgggcggtgggggggggcagCAAAGTCTGCTGACAAATAATAGTGACCTTCCagaaggagggcagaggtcaCAGCCCAGTGCAGGAGGCAATGGACAGCCCCCGGGCATCCAGTGGGGAAGTGGGCATTGCCTGGGCTGTGGCCTGTTGTGGCGTTAGAAGGAATCTGGACATGGAGTTGGGTCGGGGCAGGGGCCGAGGTGGGGTGTGAGTTAAACAAACTAACTGAAGCGAAGGAAAGCATCTGGCAGAGACCGAGGCCAGCTTTCTCCAGGCGGAGCCTACCCCGCTGACCCGAACTCATTTCTTCCTGAAGATGCTACctgtcctggatcctgtaacctgGGGTGCATGTGGGCGGTGGGGGACTCAGTCTCACCAGCTTGCCAGAAAGAGGAACTGTTTGGAGGAGGGAAGCCAAGGTGACTGAGAGAGGCCTTGGCCAGGATGCCACACACAGTACTGCCAGGCCTGAGGGTCCCAGCTAACCAGGAACCGCTCAGAGACAACCCCGCGTGTGCCTCCCAGCCTGCGTGTGTTGGAGTGTGAGTTGGATGTATCATTAGCAAAGTAGACACGGATAGCTGGATACTGACCGTGCGTGACCAGTGTGTGAATGTCAGTGTCCTGTGATGTAGGGCCCATCTCTGTCCTCGGGCCTTGAATCAGCGGAGACTAGAGCAGAGCCCAGGAAGGCAGAGGATaccagagggagagggaagaagacgGTACCAGAGAGCCTCAGcgagcggggtgggggtgggggggcctTGTGGGAGAGAGCATTCCCGAGAGAGTGGCGCTGGAGGAGGATACCG
Protein-coding regions in this window:
- the LOC118583967 gene encoding repetin-like isoform X2 — translated: MERPGHHPSLLRRDQDSIPAHYGETRTSPQLTTERPGHHPSLLRRDQDITPAYYGETRTSPQLTTERPGQHPSLLRRDQDSIPAHYGETRTSPQLTTERPGHHPSSLWRDQDSIPAHYGETRTASQLTMERPGQHPSSLWRDQDIIPAYYGETRTSSQLTMERPGHHPSSLWRDQDSIPAHYGETRTSSQLTTERPGQHPSSLWRDQDSIPAHYGETRTASQLTMERPGQHPSLLQRDQDITLAYYRETRTSPQLTTEPFTCPAAARSHTAFKEAVNENDGQVCSVTRAHGVSPGNGTGFLSTVASRVDS
- the LOC118583967 gene encoding repetin-like isoform X1, which produces MQGTRDSIPAYYRETRTSSQLTTERPGQHPSSLRRDQDITPAYYGETRTSPQLTTERPGQHPSLLRRDQDIIPAYYGETRTASQLTTERPGQHPSLLQRDQDIIPAYYGETRTSPQLTTERPGQHPSSLWRDQDITPAYYGETRTASQLTMERPGHHPSLLRRDQDITPAYYGETRTSPQLTTERPGHHPSLLRRDQDSIPAYYGETRTASQLTMERPGHHPSLLRRDQDITPAHYGETRTASQLTMERPGQHPSSLWRDQDSIPAHYGETRTSSQLTMERPGHHPSLLWRDQDIIPAHYGETRTASQLTTERPGHHPSLLRRDQDSIPAHYGETRTASQLTMERPGQHPSLLWRDQDSIPAYYRETRTSP